A single genomic interval of Microbacterium sp. BLY harbors:
- a CDS encoding GNAT family N-acetyltransferase: MRHGPVELRLIRTKDARPLQHELLANRSWLQPWEATVPHGAVSFDMRVSIRRLLQQYRDGGGYPFVMEYEGEIAGQLNVWGVARGSLCSATIGYWVSERFAGRGITPTAVALATDACFTEYGLHRMEICIRPENAASLRVVQKLGFRYEGLRRRYIHIDGDWRDHYAFALTQEEVPQGVLARWIHGQVPPSAATIPPSDRLTL, encoded by the coding sequence ATGCGGCACGGGCCGGTCGAACTGCGCCTCATCCGGACGAAGGATGCGCGGCCGCTGCAGCATGAGCTGCTCGCGAACCGGTCGTGGCTGCAGCCCTGGGAGGCGACGGTCCCGCACGGGGCCGTCTCCTTCGACATGCGCGTCAGCATCCGGCGGCTGCTCCAGCAGTACCGGGACGGCGGCGGCTATCCCTTCGTCATGGAGTACGAGGGGGAGATCGCCGGCCAGCTCAACGTCTGGGGTGTGGCGCGGGGGTCGTTGTGCTCCGCCACCATCGGCTACTGGGTGAGCGAGCGGTTCGCGGGCCGGGGGATCACCCCGACCGCGGTAGCGCTCGCCACCGATGCCTGCTTCACCGAATACGGACTGCACCGGATGGAGATCTGCATCCGTCCGGAGAATGCGGCCAGCCTCCGGGTCGTGCAGAAGCTCGGGTTCCGCTACGAGGGGCTGCGCCGCCGGTACATCCACATCGACGGAGACTGGCGCGATCACTACGCGTTCGCCCTCACGCAGGAAGAGGTTCCGCAGGGGGTCCTCGCCCGGTGGATCCACGGGCAGGTGCCCCCGTCCGCCGCGACGATCCCCCCGTCCGACCGCCTCACGCTCTGA
- the galU gene encoding UTP--glucose-1-phosphate uridylyltransferase GalU, producing the protein MAHEKIKAVIPAAGLGTRFLPATKAMPKEMLPVVDKPAIQYVVEEAANAGIEDILVIIGRNKNAISNHFDSVPELEVKLMEKGDTGRLERVMKSSDLADIHFVRQGEPKGLGHAVLRARTHVGDSSFAVLLGDDLIDERDPLLTEMIAEHERTGAAVIALMEVDPDNIHMYGAAAVEPIEGSDAVRVTGLVEKPAKEDAPSNLAIIGRYVLPASVFEILERTEPGKGGEIQLTDALQELATAEGGPGVVGVIFGGRRYDTGDRVDYIKAIVQLAADRDDLGAELRPWLKDFAERL; encoded by the coding sequence ATGGCTCACGAGAAGATCAAGGCTGTCATTCCCGCTGCGGGGCTGGGGACACGATTCCTGCCCGCGACGAAGGCGATGCCGAAGGAGATGCTCCCCGTCGTCGACAAGCCGGCGATCCAGTACGTCGTCGAGGAGGCGGCGAACGCCGGGATCGAGGACATCCTCGTGATCATCGGGCGCAACAAGAACGCCATCTCCAACCACTTCGACTCCGTCCCGGAGCTCGAGGTCAAGCTCATGGAGAAGGGCGACACCGGTCGCCTGGAGCGCGTGATGAAGTCGAGCGACCTCGCCGACATCCACTTCGTCCGCCAGGGTGAGCCCAAGGGGCTCGGTCATGCGGTGCTCCGTGCGCGCACGCACGTGGGCGACAGCTCCTTCGCGGTGCTGCTCGGCGACGACCTGATCGACGAGCGCGACCCGCTGCTCACCGAGATGATCGCGGAACACGAGCGCACCGGCGCTGCCGTGATCGCCCTCATGGAGGTCGACCCCGACAACATCCACATGTACGGCGCGGCCGCTGTCGAGCCGATCGAGGGATCGGACGCCGTGCGCGTCACGGGCCTCGTCGAGAAGCCCGCGAAGGAGGACGCCCCGTCCAACCTCGCGATCATCGGACGCTACGTGCTCCCCGCGTCGGTCTTCGAGATCCTCGAGCGCACGGAGCCCGGCAAGGGCGGCGAGATCCAGCTCACCGATGCGCTGCAGGAGCTCGCGACCGCGGAGGGCGGCCCCGGCGTCGTCGGGGTCATCTTCGGCGGTCGTCGCTACGACACCGGTGACCGCGTGGACTACATCAAGGCGATCGTGCAGCTGGCGGCGGACCGGGACGACCTGGGCGCCGAGCTGCGCCCCTGGCTCAAGGACTTCGCCGAGCGCCTCTAG
- a CDS encoding 5-formyltetrahydrofolate cyclo-ligase: MANDVEHAKRALRAELRERRQLLSDPQREAAAAAIGERLDALVDELGARSVSCFLSTTTEPGTREFVTRAVRRGIRVLLPVTRSDGLLDWAVADDTDEIAEGLYGLPEPTGEVLGPIAVNDVDLMIVPAAAVDRTGMRMGWGRGYFDKTIGSMEKCPPVYAVIYDSEVLDELPREVHDQPVDGIVTPSQTLHLSPRRR, translated from the coding sequence ATGGCTAACGACGTCGAGCACGCCAAGCGAGCCCTCCGCGCGGAGCTGCGCGAACGGCGTCAGCTGCTGTCCGATCCGCAGCGGGAAGCCGCTGCCGCGGCGATCGGCGAGCGGCTGGATGCCCTCGTCGACGAGCTCGGCGCCCGCTCCGTCTCCTGCTTCCTCTCGACCACCACGGAACCGGGAACCAGGGAGTTCGTCACGCGCGCGGTCCGCCGCGGCATCCGGGTCCTCCTCCCCGTCACGCGCTCGGACGGCCTGCTGGACTGGGCGGTCGCCGACGACACCGATGAGATCGCGGAAGGGCTCTACGGCCTGCCCGAGCCGACCGGCGAGGTCCTGGGCCCGATCGCGGTGAACGACGTCGACCTGATGATCGTCCCCGCCGCCGCCGTCGACCGCACGGGGATGCGGATGGGATGGGGCCGCGGCTACTTCGACAAGACGATCGGCTCCATGGAGAAGTGCCCTCCCGTGTATGCGGTGATCTATGATTCCGAGGTACTCGACGAACTGCCGCGGGAGGTGCACGATCAGCCGGTCGACGGCATCGTGACCCCGTCGCAGACACTGCATCTGTCGCCGCGGCGACGCTGA
- a CDS encoding FmdB family zinc ribbon protein, translated as MPTYAYACTSCGHQFDAVQSFSDDALTVCPECGGALRKQYGSIGVTFNGSGFYRTDSRAKSGGSKEASASSKSDSTTSATPAAASTSASN; from the coding sequence ATGCCCACCTACGCCTATGCCTGCACCTCCTGCGGGCACCAGTTCGATGCCGTCCAGAGCTTCTCCGACGATGCGCTCACGGTCTGCCCCGAATGCGGCGGCGCACTGCGCAAGCAGTACGGCTCCATCGGGGTGACCTTCAACGGTTCCGGTTTCTATCGCACGGACTCGCGCGCCAAATCCGGGGGATCGAAGGAGGCTTCGGCATCATCGAAGTCGGATTCGACGACGAGCGCCACACCGGCCGCTGCATCGACTTCCGCCTCGAACTGA
- the mscL gene encoding large conductance mechanosensitive channel protein MscL, which produces MLKGFKDFLLRGNVIDLAVAVVIGTAFTAVVTAVVNSVINPLIALFLKADAAGKFGIQITNIYGEKVTFPIGDLISAIISFLAVAVVVYFVFVLPMNTFKAHVEARKGTPAEEPEEEPAAATEAELLVEIRDLLKAQQGPRGA; this is translated from the coding sequence ATGCTCAAAGGTTTCAAGGACTTCCTGCTCCGCGGGAACGTCATCGATCTGGCCGTCGCGGTCGTCATCGGCACCGCCTTCACGGCCGTCGTGACGGCCGTGGTGAACAGCGTCATCAACCCGCTCATCGCGCTCTTCCTCAAGGCGGACGCCGCCGGCAAGTTCGGCATCCAGATCACGAACATCTACGGCGAGAAGGTCACCTTCCCGATCGGCGACCTCATCTCGGCGATCATCAGCTTCCTCGCCGTCGCTGTCGTGGTCTACTTCGTCTTCGTGCTGCCGATGAACACCTTCAAGGCCCATGTCGAGGCGCGCAAGGGCACGCCGGCCGAGGAGCCGGAGGAGGAGCCGGCCGCCGCGACCGAGGCGGAGCTGCTCGTCGAGATCCGCGATCTGCTCAAGGCCCAGCAGGGACCGCGCGGCGCCTGA
- a CDS encoding AAA family ATPase, producing MDSAVSLGDLHDPSAGVGIAHAAEAERTRLRAEAADLGGPSPLSSFRDSPESGIDISKAHPGSLPQFITGKSTLLSNLFRDEVGLRTARLAAERITAKNTELRTVRGIEAVHLAVGVARWRIGGAWFAAPVLLRPLAIRRHHTDFELKLQGAFEVNPELVRIAREHFDLSLDAAALAALAYDGGIFKPQPVIDSLRALTRSIDTFSVEPRLVVSTFADVAGAMSRDGGSLDHVMLNALGGHVGDREQVTAPRAIPHHVGPDDRAPASDNLLLDADAEQEAVLARIAAGHSLTVATLPGTGGTQTVINALGELVRAGKRVLVVSARRSTLDGVRHRLAGIGLDSLAVSPASVRRDLVRAIGRNEKATAPKVSDVDDALVRLRTVLRDYRDALTVPIPGLDASVLDATRQLTRLASLPVPPSTTARLSVDALRRLAKDRTEAAEALAQAARLGEFRVGPNDSPWYGVTFGSTEAARAAHELAGRLHADSVPALLERGYELIAQTHMRPFSTIDELGEYLRLLQGIRDTLDRFSPTVFERPLGELIQAHGSRRDAPGMSGANRRRLRRLAKEYVRPGVHVTEMHEALLRIQTQRTQWQRYVDAGVAPEIPLGLADVAAAWQRVEAELAELDAALGRREPLSSLPVARLVRMLAGLAAKSDVFENLVERAQLRDKLALLGLEPLLTELSVRHVSEARVGEELEFAWWQSLLERALQDNRALLGANTAVVDRLERDFRLVDEAHAGMAGPLLAWQLANQWRIAIVDEPEQSQHLRRALTQPSTTTAEVVSAAPTLVDVLAPVWISSPYLVPEIPDAVDFDTVLLVDAAAINLAEAAPAIRRARQVVAFGDPVTQRPTPFHIAVDPGDDWEAEVPFDDVSVFERLAELLPVMTLTRSYRAGGEDLAELINDAFYGGEIVSLPWAGSYLGRGSLTVDYVEGGTGAPDPVSGAVESPDAEVARVVTLVVEHAVHRPAESLMVVTASTRHAERVRAAVTAAFAGRSDVADFVSRDTAEPFAVLTLEESVAESRDRVIFSLGFGLTKHGRVLSDFGDLSTPDGERLLTVGMTRARRSMVIVSSIRPSAFDDGRLEHGAATLMSILGGLAARARDARLEDLADPLTLALARELRRLGASVDVDYRGLLPLVAQHDGKAVVIESDPESRGESLRETLRLRPHVLRRLGWHYVRVHAFDLYSDPRTVASRIAAVLGISESAPRAENDTQPLDLGDRRND from the coding sequence GTGGACAGCGCTGTGTCCCTCGGTGACCTGCACGACCCATCCGCCGGAGTCGGCATCGCGCACGCGGCCGAGGCGGAACGCACCAGGCTGCGCGCCGAGGCGGCCGATCTCGGTGGTCCGTCGCCGCTGAGCAGCTTCCGCGACAGTCCCGAGTCGGGCATCGACATCTCCAAGGCGCACCCCGGCAGCCTGCCCCAGTTCATCACCGGCAAGTCGACGCTGCTATCGAACCTCTTCCGTGACGAGGTGGGTCTGCGCACTGCGCGACTGGCCGCGGAGCGCATCACGGCCAAGAACACGGAGCTGCGCACGGTCCGCGGCATCGAGGCGGTCCACCTCGCGGTCGGGGTCGCGCGGTGGCGCATCGGCGGTGCGTGGTTCGCCGCTCCCGTGCTGCTGCGCCCGCTCGCGATCCGTCGTCACCACACCGATTTCGAGCTGAAGCTGCAGGGCGCGTTCGAGGTGAATCCCGAGCTCGTGCGGATCGCCAGGGAGCACTTCGACCTCTCCCTCGACGCCGCCGCGCTCGCCGCGCTCGCGTATGACGGCGGGATCTTCAAACCGCAGCCCGTGATCGACAGTCTCCGGGCGCTCACCCGGTCCATCGACACGTTCTCCGTCGAGCCGCGGCTGGTCGTCTCCACGTTCGCCGATGTGGCCGGTGCGATGTCCCGCGACGGCGGCAGCCTCGACCACGTCATGCTGAACGCGCTCGGCGGTCACGTCGGCGACCGGGAGCAGGTCACGGCGCCGCGGGCGATCCCGCACCACGTGGGCCCCGACGACCGGGCGCCGGCGTCCGACAACCTCCTCCTCGACGCGGACGCCGAGCAGGAGGCGGTGCTCGCGCGCATCGCCGCCGGCCACTCTCTCACCGTGGCGACACTGCCGGGGACGGGTGGCACCCAGACGGTCATCAACGCTCTCGGCGAGCTGGTCCGCGCCGGCAAGCGGGTGCTCGTGGTCTCCGCCCGCCGGTCCACGCTCGACGGCGTGCGTCATCGGCTTGCGGGCATCGGCCTCGACAGCCTCGCGGTCTCGCCGGCCAGCGTGCGCCGCGACCTCGTGCGCGCGATCGGCCGGAACGAGAAGGCCACCGCTCCGAAGGTCAGCGACGTCGACGATGCGCTGGTGCGGCTGCGCACGGTGCTGCGGGACTACCGCGATGCGCTGACCGTGCCGATCCCCGGTCTCGATGCCTCGGTCCTCGACGCCACGCGCCAGCTCACGCGCCTCGCGTCCCTCCCGGTCCCGCCGTCGACGACGGCGCGGCTCAGCGTCGATGCGCTGCGGCGACTGGCGAAGGACCGGACGGAGGCGGCGGAGGCGCTGGCTCAGGCCGCGCGCCTCGGCGAGTTCCGTGTGGGACCGAACGACTCGCCCTGGTACGGGGTCACCTTCGGGAGCACCGAGGCGGCGCGTGCCGCGCACGAGCTCGCCGGTCGCCTCCACGCCGACAGTGTGCCCGCTCTCCTGGAGCGCGGCTACGAGCTCATCGCGCAGACGCACATGCGTCCCTTCTCGACGATCGACGAGCTCGGCGAGTACCTCCGGCTGCTGCAGGGGATCCGCGATACGCTCGACCGTTTCAGCCCGACCGTGTTCGAGCGGCCGCTCGGCGAGCTCATCCAGGCGCACGGCTCGCGGCGGGACGCCCCCGGCATGTCGGGAGCCAACCGCCGTCGCCTGCGTCGCCTGGCGAAGGAGTACGTGCGTCCCGGGGTGCACGTGACGGAGATGCACGAGGCACTGCTGCGCATCCAGACGCAGCGCACGCAGTGGCAGCGGTACGTGGATGCCGGCGTCGCGCCGGAGATCCCCCTCGGCCTCGCCGATGTGGCCGCGGCCTGGCAGCGGGTCGAGGCCGAGCTCGCCGAACTCGATGCGGCGCTCGGCCGTCGGGAGCCCCTGTCGTCGCTTCCCGTCGCGCGTCTCGTGCGCATGCTCGCCGGCCTCGCCGCGAAGTCCGACGTCTTCGAGAACCTCGTCGAGCGCGCGCAGCTGCGCGACAAGCTCGCCCTCCTGGGGCTGGAGCCCTTGCTGACCGAGCTCTCGGTGCGCCACGTGTCGGAGGCACGCGTGGGGGAGGAGCTCGAGTTCGCGTGGTGGCAGTCGCTCCTCGAACGCGCACTCCAGGACAACAGGGCACTGCTCGGCGCGAACACCGCGGTGGTCGACCGGCTGGAGCGCGACTTCCGCCTGGTCGATGAGGCGCATGCCGGGATGGCGGGTCCGCTGCTCGCCTGGCAGCTGGCGAACCAGTGGCGCATCGCCATCGTGGACGAGCCCGAGCAGTCACAGCACCTGCGGCGCGCACTCACGCAGCCCTCCACGACGACCGCCGAGGTCGTGAGCGCGGCTCCGACGCTGGTCGACGTGCTCGCCCCGGTCTGGATCTCCTCGCCCTACCTCGTCCCCGAGATCCCGGATGCGGTGGACTTCGACACGGTGCTGCTCGTCGACGCGGCCGCGATCAACCTGGCCGAAGCGGCCCCGGCCATCCGGCGGGCACGGCAGGTCGTCGCCTTCGGCGACCCGGTGACACAGCGTCCGACCCCCTTCCACATCGCCGTCGATCCGGGCGACGACTGGGAGGCCGAGGTCCCGTTCGACGACGTGTCCGTCTTCGAACGGCTGGCCGAGCTGCTGCCCGTGATGACGCTCACCCGGAGCTACCGCGCCGGCGGCGAGGACCTCGCCGAGCTCATCAACGACGCGTTCTACGGAGGAGAGATCGTCTCCCTGCCGTGGGCGGGCTCCTACCTCGGACGCGGCAGCCTCACCGTCGACTATGTCGAAGGCGGGACCGGTGCGCCGGACCCGGTCTCCGGGGCGGTCGAGAGCCCGGACGCCGAGGTCGCCCGGGTCGTGACCCTGGTGGTGGAGCACGCCGTGCACCGCCCGGCAGAATCGCTCATGGTCGTGACCGCGAGCACGCGCCACGCGGAGCGGGTGCGCGCGGCGGTGACCGCGGCCTTCGCGGGACGCTCCGACGTGGCCGACTTCGTCTCCCGTGACACCGCGGAGCCGTTCGCGGTGCTCACGCTCGAGGAGTCGGTCGCGGAGAGTCGCGACCGCGTCATCTTCTCCCTCGGCTTCGGACTCACCAAGCACGGCCGCGTCCTCAGCGATTTCGGCGATCTGTCGACGCCCGACGGCGAGCGGCTGCTCACGGTCGGGATGACCCGGGCTCGGCGCTCGATGGTGATCGTGTCGTCCATCCGTCCGTCGGCGTTCGACGATGGCCGGCTGGAGCACGGCGCCGCCACTCTCATGTCGATCCTCGGGGGCCTCGCGGCGCGGGCGCGCGATGCGCGGCTGGAGGACCTCGCCGACCCGCTCACCCTCGCGTTGGCCAGGGAACTGCGCCGGCTGGGAGCTTCGGTCGACGTCGACTATCGCGGGCTGCTGCCGCTCGTCGCGCAGCACGACGGCAAGGCCGTGGTCATCGAGTCCGACCCCGAGTCCCGCGGAGAGTCCCTGCGCGAGACCCTGCGGCTGCGCCCGCACGTCCTGCGTCGTCTCGGCTGGCACTACGTCCGGGTGCACGCGTTCGATCTGTACAGCGACCCGCGCACCGTCGCGTCCCGGATCGCCGCCGTGCTCGGGATCTCCGAGTCCGCACCGCGGGCCGAGAACGACACGCAGCCTCTCGACCTCGGTGACCGCCGGAATGACTGA
- a CDS encoding methylated-DNA--[protein]-cysteine S-methyltransferase: MTFRYDFAPTPFGDALVVFSDEGIVRFDLSESADPQVPWLLESVSRQLGAVPVPEPGAADELVPLLAAYFEGEAVRFNEHLTLDWRLVDGFHRAALQTVCEIPWGQTMSYGEVAIVAGHPGAARAVGTACRLTPFSIIVPVHRVVRSDGSPGHYGGHPERKRFLLDLEAR; this comes from the coding sequence ATGACGTTCCGCTACGACTTCGCCCCGACGCCCTTCGGCGACGCCCTCGTCGTCTTCTCCGACGAGGGCATCGTGCGCTTCGACCTGTCCGAGTCCGCGGACCCGCAGGTGCCGTGGCTCCTCGAGAGCGTGTCCCGGCAGCTCGGTGCCGTCCCAGTGCCGGAGCCCGGCGCCGCCGACGAGCTCGTCCCCCTCCTCGCCGCCTACTTCGAGGGCGAGGCCGTACGTTTCAACGAGCACCTGACGCTCGACTGGCGCCTCGTCGACGGCTTCCACCGCGCCGCGCTCCAGACCGTCTGCGAGATCCCCTGGGGGCAGACGATGAGCTACGGCGAGGTCGCGATCGTCGCGGGCCACCCGGGTGCGGCCCGTGCGGTCGGCACCGCCTGCCGCCTCACCCCCTTCTCGATCATCGTCCCCGTGCACCGGGTGGTGCGCTCCGACGGGTCTCCCGGGCACTACGGGGGCCACCCTGAGCGCAAGCGATTCCTGCTGGACCTCGAAGCGCGCTGA
- a CDS encoding cation acetate symporter: MSIIRTATEDVALDINPVFNISIFLAFVAVTLFIVIRASRNNKTAADYYAAGRSFTGPQNGFAIAGDYLSAASFLGICGAIAINGYDGFLYSIGFLVAWLVALLLVAELMRNTGKFTMADVLSFRLKQRPVRMAAAITTLAVCFFYLLAQMAGAGGLVSLLLGIDGRIGQSVVIAVVGILMIVYVLIGGMKGTTWVQIVKAVLLIGGALAMTVWVLAINGFSLNTLLEAAVANSDKGEAVLAPGLQYGANPWDFLSLGMALVLGTAGLPHVLMRFYTVPTAKEARRSVVWAIWLIGGFYLLTLVLGYGAGALVGADVIAAAPGGVNSAAPLLALKLGGPVLLGFISAVAFATILAVVAGLTITAAASFAHDIYANVIQKGRKDASGAPVEPDPNGEVRVARRTVIVIGILAIVGGIGAQGQNIAFLVALAFAVAASANLPTILYSLFWRRFTTRGAVWSMYGGLGSAIILIILSPVFSGTPTSMIPGIDIAIWPLNNPGIVSIPLGFALGWLGTVTSTTRESPQLAAEMEVRSLTGFGAEKAVDH; this comes from the coding sequence ATGAGCATCATCCGCACGGCGACGGAGGACGTCGCGCTCGACATCAACCCGGTCTTCAACATCTCGATCTTCCTGGCGTTCGTCGCGGTGACGCTGTTCATCGTGATCCGCGCGAGCAGGAACAACAAGACCGCCGCCGACTACTACGCCGCCGGTCGATCCTTCACCGGTCCGCAGAACGGCTTCGCGATCGCTGGCGACTATCTGTCCGCCGCGTCCTTCCTGGGCATCTGCGGCGCGATCGCCATCAACGGCTACGACGGGTTCCTGTACTCGATCGGATTCCTGGTCGCGTGGCTGGTCGCGCTGCTGCTGGTGGCGGAGCTCATGCGCAACACCGGCAAGTTCACGATGGCGGATGTGCTGTCCTTCCGGCTGAAGCAGCGTCCGGTGCGGATGGCGGCCGCGATCACCACGCTGGCCGTGTGCTTCTTCTACCTCCTGGCGCAGATGGCCGGCGCGGGTGGTCTCGTGTCGCTGCTGCTGGGCATCGACGGGCGCATCGGACAGTCCGTCGTCATCGCGGTGGTCGGCATCCTCATGATCGTGTACGTGCTGATCGGAGGGATGAAGGGCACCACGTGGGTGCAGATCGTGAAGGCGGTGCTGCTCATCGGCGGCGCGCTGGCCATGACCGTCTGGGTGCTGGCGATCAACGGGTTCAGCCTGAACACCCTGCTGGAGGCCGCCGTGGCGAACTCCGACAAGGGGGAGGCGGTGCTCGCCCCGGGGCTGCAGTACGGCGCGAACCCGTGGGACTTCCTCTCGCTCGGGATGGCTCTGGTGCTGGGCACGGCGGGCCTGCCGCACGTGCTGATGCGCTTCTACACCGTTCCGACCGCCAAGGAGGCGCGTCGTTCGGTGGTGTGGGCGATCTGGCTCATCGGCGGCTTCTACCTGCTGACCCTCGTGCTGGGCTACGGGGCCGGCGCGCTCGTCGGTGCGGACGTGATCGCCGCGGCGCCGGGCGGCGTGAACTCGGCGGCGCCGCTGCTGGCGCTGAAGCTCGGCGGGCCGGTGCTCCTCGGCTTCATCTCCGCGGTCGCCTTCGCGACGATCCTCGCGGTCGTCGCGGGGCTCACCATCACGGCGGCGGCGTCGTTCGCCCACGACATCTACGCGAACGTCATCCAGAAGGGGCGCAAGGACGCCTCGGGCGCGCCGGTCGAGCCCGACCCCAACGGCGAGGTCCGGGTGGCGCGCCGCACGGTGATCGTCATCGGCATCCTCGCGATCGTCGGCGGCATCGGCGCCCAGGGCCAGAACATCGCGTTCCTCGTGGCCCTCGCGTTCGCGGTGGCGGCCTCGGCCAACCTGCCGACGATCCTCTACTCGCTGTTCTGGCGTCGTTTCACGACGCGGGGCGCGGTGTGGAGCATGTACGGCGGCCTCGGCTCCGCGATCATCCTCATCATCCTGTCGCCGGTGTTCTCCGGGACACCGACGTCGATGATCCCGGGGATCGACATCGCGATCTGGCCGCTGAACAATCCGGGCATCGTCTCGATCCCGCTCGGGTTCGCCCTCGGCTGGCTCGGCACCGTCACGAGCACGACGCGGGAGTCTCCGCAGCTGGCGGCCGAGATGGAGGTGCGGTCGCTCACCGGCTTCGGCGCCGAGAAGGCGGTCGACCACTGA
- a CDS encoding DUF485 domain-containing protein, whose amino-acid sequence MSEQVPTPQTGAIDYVAVERSPRFLRLKRTQRSFIFPLAAFFLVWYFVYVLLAAFARDFMAQRVWGDITVGLLFGLGQFVTTFAITMAYVAFANRKLDPLASEIREELEKAQADA is encoded by the coding sequence ATGAGCGAACAGGTTCCGACCCCTCAGACCGGCGCGATCGACTATGTCGCCGTCGAACGATCCCCCCGATTCCTGCGATTGAAACGAACGCAGAGATCATTCATCTTCCCGCTCGCCGCATTCTTCCTCGTCTGGTATTTCGTGTATGTGCTGCTGGCGGCATTCGCGCGCGATTTCATGGCGCAGCGGGTGTGGGGTGATATCACCGTCGGCCTGCTGTTCGGACTCGGGCAGTTCGTGACGACATTCGCGATCACGATGGCGTATGTGGCATTCGCGAATCGGAAGCTCGATCCGCTCGCGTCCGAGATCCGTGAGGAACTGGAGAAGGCGCAGGCCGACGCATGA
- a CDS encoding LuxR C-terminal-related transcriptional regulator has translation MSSPITVESEAELVANAVRELARRTRFPVAFGGLIEEGAVSVTSIVGARTRALDGLRVRPERGLGGRAMMELRPRMTSDYGSSRQITHDYDVFVLGEGLRTLLALPIVVQGRPRGVLYAGAWAEERIGGVTTAPAMQVAQSVADELRIRDEVQRRLRAASPTPAAVAAPQREELRESFAELRSIAAAVDDAALRARLAQVERRLLTLAGDEVPPATGPVPVIHLSPRETDVLACAALGATNAEIAAQLGLREGTVKAYLGTAMSKLDASTRHAAVTKARRAGLLP, from the coding sequence GTGAGTTCTCCGATCACCGTCGAATCCGAGGCGGAGCTCGTCGCCAATGCGGTGCGCGAGCTCGCGCGTCGCACACGTTTCCCCGTCGCCTTCGGCGGCCTCATCGAAGAGGGCGCCGTGAGCGTCACGAGCATCGTGGGGGCACGCACGCGGGCACTCGACGGACTGCGCGTGCGGCCGGAACGCGGCCTCGGCGGGCGCGCGATGATGGAGCTGCGTCCGCGGATGACGAGCGACTACGGCTCCTCGCGGCAGATCACCCACGATTACGACGTGTTCGTGCTCGGGGAAGGCCTGCGGACGCTGCTCGCCCTGCCGATCGTCGTCCAGGGACGACCCCGCGGCGTGCTCTATGCGGGCGCCTGGGCGGAGGAGCGGATCGGCGGCGTGACGACCGCCCCGGCCATGCAGGTCGCGCAGTCCGTCGCCGACGAACTGCGCATCCGGGACGAGGTGCAGCGCCGGCTGCGCGCCGCGTCGCCGACCCCGGCGGCGGTGGCGGCCCCGCAGCGGGAGGAGCTCCGGGAGAGCTTCGCCGAACTGCGCAGCATCGCCGCCGCGGTGGACGATGCCGCGCTTCGCGCCCGACTCGCTCAGGTCGAACGGCGTCTGCTGACCCTGGCCGGGGACGAGGTCCCGCCCGCGACCGGCCCGGTGCCGGTCATCCACCTCTCCCCCCGCGAGACGGACGTCCTCGCGTGCGCGGCTCTCGGCGCGACGAATGCGGAGATCGCCGCGCAGCTCGGTCTGCGCGAAGGCACCGTCAAGGCCTATCTCGGCACGGCGATGTCGAAATTGGACGCGTCCACCCGGCACGCCGCGGTGACGAAAGCGCGACGGGCGGGTCTGCTCCCCTGA
- a CDS encoding Lsr2 family protein → MARRIVHQLVDDIDGSVLEVGEGETVHFSLNGTSYEIDLNSAHAEELRQALEPYISAGRRAGSSSSSGGGRSSSSSSRKRQARNPEVAAIRAWAKENGYTLSERGRVPAPILEAYRAAH, encoded by the coding sequence ATGGCGAGACGAATTGTGCACCAGCTGGTCGACGACATCGATGGCAGCGTCCTGGAGGTCGGAGAAGGCGAGACCGTGCATTTCTCGCTGAACGGCACCTCCTACGAGATCGACCTGAATTCCGCGCACGCCGAGGAATTGCGCCAGGCACTCGAGCCGTACATCTCGGCCGGCCGTCGGGCGGGGTCGTCCTCGTCTTCCGGCGGGGGGCGCTCGTCGTCGTCCTCATCGCGGAAGCGACAGGCCCGCAATCCCGAGGTCGCGGCGATCCGCGCCTGGGCGAAGGAGAACGGCTACACGCTCTCGGAGCGGGGGCGCGTACCGGCCCCGATCCTCGAGGCCTACCGCGCCGCACACTGA